One genomic segment of Fervidobacterium pennivorans includes these proteins:
- a CDS encoding adenylosuccinate synthase has protein sequence MKVACYGLQWGDEGKGKVTTYLSKDFDYVVRYSGGSNAGHTVEYGEFKVVHHLVPSFDVRTKTKGYIANGVVVDLKVLNDEVEELKKIGFDISSRLKISSLAHIVLPVHKMLDEKLELSKGSKAVGTTKRGIGPAYADKVHRIGLRLVDLKEKELALEKLRFVSELYKNLYSIEWDDYDCIFEEYEKLKDKIVSPLEIRFELNNSNVLFEGTQGVLLDVDMGSYPYVTGTYCNVTGVETGLGYPIKIDKRIGVFKAYLTRVGEGPFPTELFGKEADELRKAGKEYGATTGRPRRCGWLDLPLLRYAIEISNCDEMIMTKADVLTGMEKIKVAVNYRTSEHGKVIDMPYDLDLISNVHAEYVEFDGWKSLDDKNFEKFVKFIESETGKKITYISTGALISDIVMVS, from the coding sequence ATGAAAGTGGCATGCTACGGTCTTCAGTGGGGGGACGAAGGAAAAGGAAAGGTAACGACGTACCTTTCCAAGGATTTTGATTACGTTGTTCGGTACAGTGGAGGTAGTAACGCTGGGCACACAGTTGAGTACGGTGAATTCAAGGTGGTCCATCACTTGGTGCCTTCGTTTGACGTAAGAACAAAGACAAAAGGATATATTGCAAACGGTGTCGTTGTGGATTTGAAGGTCTTAAACGACGAAGTGGAAGAACTAAAAAAGATAGGATTTGATATCTCAAGTAGGCTGAAAATCTCCAGTCTAGCTCATATTGTTTTGCCTGTTCACAAAATGCTTGACGAAAAGCTTGAACTTTCAAAAGGGAGTAAGGCTGTTGGAACAACAAAAAGAGGAATTGGACCTGCATATGCCGACAAGGTGCACAGGATAGGATTGAGGCTGGTAGACCTAAAAGAAAAAGAACTGGCTCTTGAAAAATTGCGTTTTGTGAGCGAGCTATATAAAAATCTCTACTCGATAGAATGGGACGATTACGATTGCATCTTTGAAGAATACGAGAAACTCAAAGACAAGATTGTTTCTCCACTCGAAATCAGGTTTGAACTAAATAATTCAAACGTTCTATTTGAAGGAACTCAAGGAGTTTTGCTTGATGTTGATATGGGTAGCTATCCTTACGTTACCGGAACATACTGCAATGTTACAGGTGTTGAAACAGGTTTGGGTTATCCTATAAAAATCGATAAGCGCATAGGTGTTTTTAAAGCATACCTGACAAGGGTTGGTGAAGGTCCGTTTCCAACTGAATTATTCGGTAAGGAAGCAGACGAGCTCAGAAAAGCTGGGAAAGAATATGGAGCAACAACTGGTAGACCAAGACGATGTGGATGGCTCGATTTACCACTTCTCAGATACGCAATTGAAATATCCAATTGTGACGAAATGATAATGACAAAAGCAGATGTTTTAACTGGAATGGAAAAGATAAAGGTCGCTGTTAACTACAGAACAAGTGAGCATGGCAAGGTTATAGATATGCCTTATGATTTAGACTTGATTTCCAATGTTCATGCTGAGTATGTGGAATTCGATGGTTGGAAAAGCTTAGACGACAAGAATTTTGAAAAATTTGTCAAGTTTATCGAATCAGAGACAGGCAAAAAGATAACTTACATATCCACAGGAGCCCTTATTAGCGATATTGTGATGGTATCTTGA
- a CDS encoding acylphosphatase, whose translation MEGTIWKKWNVRGIVQGVGFRHFVKNVARAIGVKGYVKNEMDGSVTIVAGGNSEQLTELFKRVMEGNGWSYITDYDEEILPPQDYKDFHVEF comes from the coding sequence ATGGAAGGCACCATTTGGAAAAAGTGGAATGTTCGTGGTATTGTCCAGGGTGTGGGATTCAGACATTTCGTTAAGAACGTGGCACGTGCAATAGGTGTTAAAGGTTACGTGAAGAATGAAATGGATGGGAGTGTAACAATCGTTGCTGGAGGAAATTCGGAGCAACTAACTGAACTTTTCAAAAGGGTTATGGAAGGGAACGGCTGGAGTTATATCACCGATTACGACGAAGAAATCTTGCCTCCACAAGATTACAAAGATTTCCATGTCGAGTTCTAA
- a CDS encoding IS110 family RNA-guided transposase — MSQNFSIFVGIDISKHKFNACAIQNPNSIIFESAFDMSKQGFSSFVQKLSVFPKSSVLIAMESTGCYHLNLLSFLSLNDFSCVVLNPLLVNKSLPVGLRKTKTDKIDARSIALTIFYTHHILPTSSFLNSDFRDIARKKESITHQISRVKNDIEKLLSLLFPELEKVTNIYNDAILDLLSSFPSAKAIQKASIDSLRVFFSKTIGRKLKLTPETLKELANNSIAQYWPVKEKILIQTIKELRFLQQQLNEFDEMLKEYCKCASLNQDVEILTSIDGIGENSALYFLAEVGDISRFSTYKKLIAYCGLDPSVDESGKHKGESRISKRGNAHLRRIIWLMSVNVVRHNEYFKAYFQRKRAQGLVYKKAMMSVAHKLLRTIFAMMKKREKFNIDHTFSSSTQNLILHS, encoded by the coding sequence ATGTCTCAAAACTTCTCCATCTTTGTCGGTATTGACATCTCCAAGCATAAGTTCAACGCCTGTGCTATCCAAAATCCTAATTCTATCATCTTCGAATCTGCTTTCGATATGTCCAAACAAGGGTTTTCCTCCTTTGTTCAAAAGCTCTCCGTTTTCCCTAAGTCTTCTGTCCTTATCGCTATGGAGTCTACTGGCTGTTACCATCTTAACCTTCTTTCTTTCCTCTCTCTCAATGATTTCTCTTGTGTCGTTCTTAATCCTTTGCTTGTTAACAAATCTCTTCCCGTTGGGCTTAGGAAAACTAAAACTGACAAAATCGATGCTCGCTCTATTGCTCTTACCATCTTCTATACCCATCACATTCTTCCTACTTCTTCTTTCCTCAACTCAGATTTTCGGGATATTGCAAGGAAAAAGGAAAGCATCACTCATCAAATCTCAAGAGTCAAAAACGACATCGAAAAGCTTCTTTCTCTCCTCTTCCCTGAACTTGAAAAAGTGACCAACATCTACAATGATGCTATCTTGGATTTGCTTTCTTCTTTCCCTTCTGCTAAAGCTATCCAAAAAGCCTCCATTGATTCTCTACGTGTTTTCTTTTCAAAAACAATCGGTAGAAAGTTAAAACTTACCCCAGAAACTCTTAAAGAGCTTGCTAACAACTCCATCGCTCAGTATTGGCCAGTGAAAGAGAAGATTCTTATTCAAACTATCAAGGAACTTCGATTTTTACAACAGCAACTTAATGAGTTTGATGAGATGCTCAAAGAATATTGCAAATGTGCTTCGCTTAATCAAGATGTTGAAATACTCACGTCAATTGACGGAATTGGTGAAAATAGCGCACTGTATTTTCTTGCCGAAGTTGGCGATATTTCAAGATTTAGCACATACAAAAAACTAATTGCCTATTGTGGGCTTGACCCAAGCGTAGATGAATCAGGCAAACACAAAGGAGAAAGCCGTATATCCAAAAGGGGCAATGCACACCTGAGACGAATAATTTGGCTGATGAGTGTGAATGTAGTGAGACACAACGAATATTTTAAAGCATATTTTCAAAGAAAACGAGCGCAAGGGTTAGTATACAAAAAAGCGATGATGAGTGTAGCGCACAAATTGCTAAGGACGATATTTGCTATGATGAAAAAGCGCGAGAAATTCAACATCGATCATACATTTTCGTCTTCTACTCAAAATTTAATTTTACATAGTTGA
- a CDS encoding aspartate kinase, producing the protein MDGFIVVKFGGSNFKNFQGYCEVIAKIKEILEFEKGKTLVLVVSAAYGITDRLINAVNNFQNIDVRTFLRELYDLHSSLLSMSNDGNSHQITEELKELENKVFELEKIFDAVKLLHKVPDFAKDLIISYGERLNAYVLQKLLQKEGLDFELKMPEEWIITDGKFGTASVLLEPTKCMIEKRLDDWKNKHSIVPGFYGVSKDGDVTLLGRGGSDYTATVLAYALDASYVILFKDVNGFLSGDPKIVENPILLEKLSYDELEELSYFGAKIVHSNAVEPLKNRSIPLYVCSFSGNFSLSNCTVVSNEKHLSEKCVKSVSFTDDVAVVQFFGANLGRVPGVLGEISKSMAQSGLNIKFVITSQTAINLIVSKKDLPEVMRVAETLRLREVERISYRTDKALVAVVGYGLLDTHGIAAKVFGALSKCEINVDMISAGASEVSMYFLVDAQKVKDAVRMVHSELFGKG; encoded by the coding sequence ATGGATGGTTTTATTGTAGTTAAGTTCGGTGGTTCGAACTTCAAAAACTTTCAAGGCTACTGCGAAGTAATAGCAAAAATTAAAGAAATACTCGAGTTTGAGAAGGGGAAAACGTTAGTTTTGGTTGTGAGTGCTGCTTATGGTATTACCGATAGATTGATTAACGCGGTTAACAACTTTCAAAACATTGATGTTCGAACATTTTTGCGTGAGCTTTACGATCTGCACTCTTCACTATTATCAATGAGTAATGATGGAAATTCGCATCAAATAACAGAAGAGCTTAAAGAATTGGAAAACAAAGTCTTTGAACTAGAGAAAATATTCGATGCGGTTAAATTACTTCACAAGGTGCCTGATTTTGCAAAAGACTTAATCATAAGCTATGGCGAACGTCTTAACGCATATGTGTTGCAAAAATTACTGCAAAAGGAAGGTCTTGATTTTGAACTTAAGATGCCGGAGGAGTGGATAATAACCGATGGAAAATTTGGGACTGCATCTGTGCTCCTTGAACCCACAAAATGTATGATTGAAAAACGTTTGGATGATTGGAAAAACAAGCATTCCATAGTTCCTGGGTTTTATGGTGTATCGAAAGATGGTGATGTAACTCTCTTAGGACGTGGTGGGAGTGATTACACGGCCACTGTTTTGGCATACGCTTTAGATGCTAGTTATGTTATACTTTTCAAAGATGTTAACGGTTTTCTTAGCGGTGATCCGAAAATCGTTGAGAATCCAATATTGCTTGAAAAACTCAGTTACGATGAACTTGAGGAGCTCTCATATTTTGGTGCAAAGATTGTCCATTCAAATGCAGTGGAACCACTTAAGAACCGTTCAATACCGTTGTATGTGTGCAGTTTTTCAGGAAATTTCAGCCTCAGCAACTGCACGGTAGTTTCAAATGAAAAACATCTTTCTGAGAAATGTGTAAAGAGTGTTTCGTTCACGGATGATGTGGCAGTTGTTCAGTTCTTCGGGGCAAATTTGGGACGGGTTCCAGGTGTATTGGGTGAGATTTCAAAAAGCATGGCACAGTCTGGTTTAAATATTAAGTTCGTTATCACCTCCCAGACAGCGATAAATCTAATAGTTTCTAAAAAAGACCTTCCGGAAGTTATGAGAGTTGCTGAAACGCTTAGGCTTAGGGAAGTAGAGAGAATTTCATACAGAACGGACAAAGCACTCGTGGCAGTTGTGGGTTACGGTTTACTCGATACACATGGTATAGCAGCTAAAGTTTTTGGTGCTCTATCAAAATGTGAGATAAACGTTGATATGATTTCCGCAGGCGCTTCTGAAGTTTCGATGTACTTCTTAGTTGATGCCCAGAAAGTAAAGGATGCAGTTAGGATGGTTCACAGTGAACTTTTTGGGAAGGGTTAA
- a CDS encoding homocysteine biosynthesis protein yields the protein MQLDKLRSIEEINKKIARGEVVVLTAEEVVKLAKEEGIREVSKKVDVVTTGTFAPMCSSGAFINFGHTMPPMRMEKIKLAGVEVYGGLAAVDGYIGATQESEFDKTFGGGHVIEMLIRGENLLLEAYGKGTDCYPGKYFRGYINKDMINDFFLFNPRNAYQNYAAATNSSDRTLYTYMGKLLPNYGNVNYSTSGELSPLLKDPKMLTIGIGTRIFLGGAVGYVAWYGTQFRTQVKESEYGVPLVPARTLALIGDAKKMDSKFVKGAYFKNYGVTLFVGVGVPIPILNEEIAYYVSLSNEELHTEIKDYSKLERPTVGVVSYAQLKSGKVEINGKDVRTTSLSSLEKAREIAHTLKKWILAGNFFLTNPSAMLDEERTLKNLSKVEQIVSHLENEKVEYVMGVLNPKDKLNKHKECVNCGACVSVCNYEALYWEKDKVKFDESKCVYCMLCTDTCPIGLKLPDEKSETKFEMPY from the coding sequence ATGCAGTTGGACAAGTTGAGAAGCATAGAGGAAATCAACAAGAAAATTGCCAGAGGTGAAGTTGTTGTTCTTACTGCTGAAGAGGTTGTAAAACTTGCCAAAGAAGAAGGTATTAGAGAAGTTTCAAAAAAAGTGGATGTTGTGACTACAGGAACGTTTGCTCCAATGTGCTCCAGTGGGGCGTTTATAAACTTTGGTCACACAATGCCCCCTATGAGAATGGAAAAGATAAAACTTGCTGGTGTGGAGGTTTACGGCGGACTTGCTGCTGTCGATGGATACATTGGTGCAACGCAAGAGTCGGAATTTGATAAAACGTTTGGTGGTGGGCATGTTATAGAGATGCTCATAAGAGGTGAGAACCTCTTACTTGAAGCTTATGGAAAAGGTACAGATTGCTATCCGGGAAAATACTTCAGAGGGTATATCAACAAGGATATGATAAACGATTTCTTCCTATTCAATCCGAGAAACGCCTATCAAAACTATGCTGCAGCTACAAATAGTTCTGATAGAACACTTTATACCTACATGGGCAAGCTGTTACCAAATTATGGCAATGTCAACTATTCAACATCCGGTGAGCTTAGTCCGTTACTTAAAGACCCGAAAATGTTGACAATAGGTATTGGAACAAGGATATTCCTTGGAGGTGCGGTTGGATACGTTGCTTGGTATGGAACGCAATTCAGAACGCAAGTGAAGGAAAGCGAATATGGTGTTCCACTTGTTCCTGCACGTACACTCGCGCTGATTGGCGATGCTAAGAAGATGGATTCAAAATTTGTAAAAGGAGCATACTTTAAAAACTACGGTGTGACACTATTTGTCGGAGTTGGTGTTCCGATACCAATTTTAAATGAAGAAATAGCCTACTATGTCAGTCTTTCCAACGAAGAGCTCCACACGGAGATAAAGGATTATTCCAAACTGGAAAGACCTACTGTTGGTGTAGTAAGTTACGCACAACTGAAGTCAGGTAAGGTTGAAATAAACGGTAAAGATGTAAGAACAACATCACTCTCGAGCTTAGAAAAAGCCAGAGAGATAGCCCATACTCTCAAAAAATGGATACTAGCCGGCAACTTCTTTTTGACGAATCCATCAGCAATGCTTGACGAAGAACGAACGTTGAAAAACCTTTCAAAAGTTGAGCAGATTGTTTCTCATTTGGAAAATGAGAAAGTCGAATATGTTATGGGAGTGCTAAATCCAAAAGATAAACTAAACAAACACAAAGAATGTGTCAATTGTGGTGCTTGTGTTTCGGTATGTAACTATGAAGCTCTTTATTGGGAAAAGGATAAGGTGAAATTTGATGAGTCAAAGTGCGTATATTGTATGTTGTGTACTGATACGTGTCCCATTGGACTCAAATTACCGGATGAAAAGTCAGAGACGAAATTTGAAATGCCTTATTGA
- a CDS encoding UPF0280 family protein — protein MEFEGEGKMQKKHHGYVGQFDKFEEIQMSQRKFKVVKRFYRDYYSERFTRFYVKYKYTDLAIGVDKFNLQMLEGVYDLVRNHYKELERLREFNKEFFESFKPVDVSLFQPITDIILAMAEASKLAGVGPMAAVAGAFAESVGKYLLKIHGSKEVIVENGGDIYLNVRSEVRIGIFANFDSEFNKLSIILGPGEYGVCTSSGKIGHSVSFGNADAACVIARSAVIADAFATKYGNLIKSEKDFEKVLGLVKDDIDEKRYILGVLFVVKNKLLVYGNVRLSV, from the coding sequence ATGGAATTTGAAGGTGAGGGAAAAATGCAAAAGAAACACCATGGATATGTTGGGCAATTTGATAAATTTGAAGAAATCCAAATGAGTCAAAGAAAATTCAAAGTTGTTAAGAGATTTTACAGAGATTACTACTCTGAAAGATTCACAAGATTTTACGTTAAATACAAATACACCGACTTAGCAATAGGGGTCGATAAATTCAACCTTCAGATGCTTGAAGGAGTTTATGATTTAGTTAGGAACCACTACAAAGAGCTTGAAAGATTAAGAGAATTCAACAAGGAGTTCTTTGAATCTTTCAAACCTGTTGATGTTTCTCTTTTTCAACCAATAACAGATATAATCCTCGCAATGGCTGAAGCGTCTAAATTAGCAGGAGTAGGACCGATGGCTGCCGTTGCTGGAGCTTTTGCTGAATCGGTTGGAAAGTATCTGTTGAAGATACACGGAAGCAAAGAGGTTATTGTAGAAAATGGTGGTGATATTTATTTAAACGTTCGAAGTGAGGTAAGAATAGGAATTTTTGCAAATTTTGATAGTGAATTCAACAAACTCTCTATTATTTTAGGACCTGGTGAATATGGGGTATGTACTTCTTCTGGAAAAATAGGCCATTCGGTAAGTTTTGGGAATGCCGATGCAGCTTGTGTAATAGCAAGGAGTGCAGTGATTGCTGATGCTTTCGCAACGAAATACGGGAATTTAATAAAAAGCGAGAAAGACTTTGAAAAGGTCTTGGGGCTTGTCAAGGATGATATCGATGAAAAAAGATATATATTGGGTGTATTGTTTGTTGTTAAGAATAAACTACTTGTTTACGGAAATGTGAGACTTTCAGTTTAG